A window of Loxodonta africana isolate mLoxAfr1 chromosome 3, mLoxAfr1.hap2, whole genome shotgun sequence genomic DNA:
ATACCACAAAGCCTATCACAGGATACAGCATCATTTCTAAGCAACCATTTACTTAAGGTTCTCAGTTTCTGGCCCGCCCTCTAAgataacccttttttttttttttttgtctttttccttcctgcctttgttccatccttcattctttcatttatttcttctgtccttccttgctttcttccttccttcctttcatacATGAACCTACAGAAATATAAGGTAAAATAGTAATCGCCCATTGACTGAACACCTATTTTAACCAGATAGTTTGTAAGAATAAAATGTGACTACTGGCTTTGAGGACTGGTGAAGGAGGTGATGGTAGTACCTGTGCCTGAGCCTGGGTTCATGGGAGGTGACAGAGCCATAGAGCTGTGGGGAGGGAGGTGCCAATCTACATGCCCAAGTTTGAAGGATGGCTTGGGTTTCCCAAGGGCCACACCTAGTAACATATTGTCTATTGGAGACATCCTGGGTTGGTGACCTCAGTGTCATCTTATGACAAGCAAAGGAAGCTGCTGGTATAAAACGTAGGTTATCCCAGTTCTCTTGTTACTGTGTCACACCCAGAGAAGAAAGGAACCATGAAAGGCAGGGTCCTTAGAAATGTGCCACCACATCGGACAGACCCAGTGAATCCTGAATGTTCATCCCAGTAACTTCTACCACCCTGATTAACATGACAGCTTAAAGTTTCCTCTGGAGTGAAGGCAGCTCAGCTAAATAGCAGGCATTTTAGCCTTTTCTTTCCCCTCTCACAACTGGATCTACTAAGAGATGTACAATCAGATGATTCACTTATTGACATCATCCTTCATGAGCTCCCAGAAGAACCAGAAATGCCAGTTGTTTACCTCCATAGCCTCTTCAAATATTCAGCAGCACCACATGGCAAAAAAGGGCTAAAGATTAGGGTCCTGGTCAAGAGACATGGTGGTGTCTGGTCTCTGTAACCCTAGGACTTCCTCTCGATTTAGCCTGTTACCCCCAAGAAACCTGCTGCGCACAGCAGCCCCAACACATGGTATGGAAAGTATGGACAGGCTCAAGTGACATCATTGTCAGATACCAAGTACCAAATGATGTTAAGCTCCAGATTTTCATCACAAAAGCTGGAATGAAGATACAGTGGTCCTCAAAATCTCACTCCCTTAAGGCAGGGTGCATTTGCTACATAAAAAGCCAGCTGGACAGAGACTCCACATCAGACCTGAGACACAACACAGCTTGTTCTTCTCAGTGTACCAGGTGAGTCTCCTTTCTGGGAACTTAATATTAGCCCAACAATATTTTATATTGATTGGAATTTCTTTAACATTttgagtatttttattttatatgcagTTGCAGTTTGTGCATAGTAAACTTTACAAGTTTCACATCTGCTGTTATAGCTGTGCAACTTGGGATCAGTATAGGTTAGTGATTTTTGtaagaatttttattgtgttaGCAAAATAATATGGACTAGCGACCATGTTCAGGAAAATTTTAGTGACATTTTTATTCTACCTCTTATCTTTATGGAGGATTTGCAATATCAAAGAACTGCACTAGTCAATCTGGAGGTGCAAAAGATGTTTTTTCTTTACTCTATGAACCTATGATCCACCAGGGAATATAAAACATAGGCATAATGTGTGAACATATAAGATACAAAGTGATTACTAGGTAATGTGCTGTGGCAATTTGAGGAAGGAGATTTAACACCTGGTCAAGTGTGCCTGGGAGGAGAATGATGATGGGCGAGTAAGTGCAGACCAGCACCATGGAGTGGAATGCTTCCACAAAGCACACACAGAGGGAACTCTGTGAGCAGATGGTCAAAAGTGGGATCATGTGGAACAAGGCAGTGGTTTAGAGTTTACCTACGAGAGCTCAGGCACTCACTGGCTTGGACATGCGTGGGTAGGCTCAGACTTTTTACTTTATCACCTTTGCAAATTATCTAAAACCTGAGAAGGACAAAGAAACAATCCTGGAGCCTGCTGTGTTGTGTTTCTAGCATGGGTTTTTAGATAAGCCAGGAAGGAAGGACCATAAGGAAGGGCTACACTCACATGGAGAACAAATCACTTTAGGATTTCTCCTCTTAAAGAGTGCAAGAATCATCAAAGTACCCTTTGATCTAAAATTTAAGGAAACAGGAAGAGAGGAAAGGCTCTCACTTTGAAGGGAGTAAAATGAGATATATTTGATATTGAACTCGACTTCTGTGTTTAGTCAATCCATTGAttcgtcttttctttctataggttCAGCCACCTTTGAATCATGAGTTCCCATCAGCAGAAGCAGCCATTCACCCCACCACCTCAGCCTCATGACCAGCAGGTGAAACAGCCCTGCCTGTCTCCACAAGATACATTTGTTCCCATAACCAAGGAACCATATCATCCCCAGGTCCCACAACCTGGCAACACCAAGGTTCCAGAGCCAGGCTACCTCAAGGTCCCTGATCAAGGCCAAAACAAGTACCCACAGCCATGCCCTTCACCAGTCACTCCAGGCCCACACCAGCAGAAGACCAAGCAGAAGTGAAGTGGCCTGCCCTTGAGGAGCTGACCACTGGTTGATGAGCAACTTATTCCCATCTACCTCTCTGTCTTAATTGCCTGTAAACCTTGTAATCAATATGTTGTCACCCTGAGTCACAGTCTGTCTCTTGTGTGCATCCTAAAATTATAGACTCTGAAGCTTTCCCTTACATATGCTTTGGAGTGTCCCCTGAGCTTCTGAATTAAGCAGAGGGTCTTGGTGGTTTTGCTGCTCTTCAGCTGCTCAGGGTTCATGTGAAGAGGAATTCTGGATGGAAACAAATTCATGTTTCTTTCTCTGTGCCCATTAAATCAATTTTCATTCTCCTCAGCCTGTGTTTTTGGCTGACTCTATTCCCTTTCTTGCTCTCCCATCATGAGTCAGGAGCTGTAGACAGCAAAGAGTTGATAAAGAAGTCATTTGATCCTGGCAAGGGGGCATGGGGCTGGGCTTAGAGGCCATTTCTGGGTTGTCAATGGATATTGTGCAATGATATCAACAATATGGTACTTTGGACAGCCCCAGATAGAGGAAGGCTCTCCTCTTGCCCTTCACTGGGTCATGCCTCAGTTCCTTTGATTTCTACTCCAAGCAGCTTCTTAATACCCTTTCCACAGTCTTCTCTTTATTCTAAAAACATTACTCCTGCATACTTGAATCTGATATTACGTTGTTCTTCACTCATTTTTTCTTTGATCATCCCCAACACATGTAGACACAAAAACACTCAGAAAGGCTCACACACTGTACATATTCACACTCTCAGGTaatcacatacacacaaactCCACCTTCATTATCTCAGGCAATGTTACCTTTTGCTGGATATCCACCATATGAGGACAGGCTTAAAACTGTTCTAGGAAGAGGAGAGGAGGGTCTACAGTGTTCCTCTTGGAGAGTTTGCAGTCTTCTCttaaaaacagaacaacaaaaacaaaaaaacccatttaccacagagtcaattctgacttacagcgacgctatagaactggcccatagggtttccagggagctgctggtggatttgaactgccagccttttggctagaagccttagctcttaactactgtgccaccagggcttctctgggAGCTGTGATATTCACATACCcataccaacacacacacacacacacacacacactcacactatAGTGACTCCCCCAGCAAAATCCACAGAAACAGATTTatccagtgatttttaaaaaaggaggtgAGTTTTGCACAGGGATTGCAAAGAGGTGTGCATGATCCAGTGAAGTGAATTAATAATCACAAGGTTGGCGGAGAGTAGTTCACTGAGCTGTAAAATCTCAGGGTGAAAGACACTTAAAGAGCATCTAGTAGAGCTCCTGATTTTTCAAATTTCAAACATAAAACTGATTTAAAGGGCAATCAGAGGTTTTCAGGTTCATAATGGCTGAATTTGAGATGTTAGAGAGCTGTTACCAGAGACAGAGAATTCTGCAGAAAATTTTGGAGGGGCTATATTGGTTTCTGGGTATCAAATCGCATTTCTTGACAGGGTAGGTGGTCTGCATTATGTGAGGCAGGTGACAGGCAGCATCCGTGTTATGCGCAACCCCTCCACCTAAGTTTGGCAAGAACTCCAGAGATATCTGGAAACCATAAgacagaaattgtcaaacaagtCGTTACCAGGTGATGAGTAGTTGTCAAACTAGCAGGAGAGAATGATGTCACTGGTCCAATGCACAGGTTGAGGTGGCTTCACATTATAGCTTATTTTAATGATAGAAGAATCTAAAAATTACACAGGACCAGTCACAATTAAAAAGCTGATCCTACATGAGGAAATGGATTCTAGGA
This region includes:
- the LOC111751940 gene encoding small proline-rich protein 3-like; this encodes MSSYQQKQPFIPPPQPHDQQVKQPCIPPQDTFVPITKEPCYPQVPQPGNPKVPEPGYPKVPDQGQNKYPQPYPLPVTPGPDQQKTKQKIMSSHQQKQPFTPPPQPHDQQVKQPCLSPQDTFVPITKEPYHPQVPQPGNTKVPEPGYLKVPDQGQNKYPQPCPSPVTPGPHQQKTKQK